One segment of Panicum virgatum strain AP13 chromosome 3K, P.virgatum_v5, whole genome shotgun sequence DNA contains the following:
- the LOC120701429 gene encoding LOB domain-containing protein 12-like, whose amino-acid sequence MGGGSPCASCKLLRRRCTKDCIFAPFFPADDPHKFAIVHKVFGASNVAKMLQELPVQQRGDAVSSLVYEANARMRDPVYGCVGAISFLQNQVSQLQMQLAVAQAEILCIQMQQRPDGPGDVDAVVAAGGGGAGDHHHHHAMAAAMQQHQAAMVAPDDVDAFLMQNAGAGAMVPPQLMGYGAASAGGMGEPLKRESLWT is encoded by the exons ATGGGCGGCGGGTCGCCGTGCGCGTCGTGcaagctgctgcggcggcggtgcaccAAGGACTGCATCTTCGCGCCCTTCTTCCCCGCCGACGACCCCCACAAGTTCGCCATCGTCCACAAGGTCTTCGGCGCCAGCAACGTCGCCAAGATGCTCCAG GAGCTCCCCGTGCAGCAGCGCGGCGACGCGGTGAGCAGCCTGGTGTACGAGGCGAACGCGCGGATGCGGGACCCCGTCTACGGCTGCGTGGGGGCCATCTCCTTCCTGCAGAACCAGGTGTCGCAGCTGCAGATGCAGCTCGCCGTCGCGCAGGCCGAGATCCTCTGCATCCAGATGCAGcagcgccccgacggccccggcgacgtcgacgcggtggtcgcggcgggcggcggaggcgccggcgaccaccaccaccaccacgcgaTGGCGGCCGCGATGCAGCAGCACCAGGCGGCGATGGTGGCCCCCGACGACGTGGACGCCTTCCTGATGCAGAACGCCGGCGCTGGCGCCATGGTCCCGCCGCAGCTGATGGGCTACGGCGCCGCGTCGGCGGGCGGCATGGGGGAGCCCCTCAAGCGGGAGTCCCTGTGGACGTAG